TGTGGAGCCTGCCCGAGCTGGACGACATCGCGCAGCTCGACGACCTGGCCTACCAGCACGGCCTGCGCCTGGCGGATAGCCGCGCCCTTGACGGCCTGACCCACACCTTCAGCCACTTCCAGCTGGCGATCGAGCCCTGGCTGGTACGCGTCGACCCCGTCGGCCAGCACGTGGCCGAGGCCGACTGGCTCTGGTATAACCTCGCCACCCCGCCGCGCCTGGGCCTTGCTGCCCCGGTCAAGAAGCTGCTCAAACGCGCGGCCGACGAACTGATTGCAGGAGAAGCCCGATGACCCGCACCGTGATGTGCCGCAAGTACAAAGAAGAACTCCCAGGCCTGGACCGCCCGCCCTACCCCGGCGCCAAGGGCCAGGACATCTTCGAACACATCTCGCAAAAAGCCTGGGCCGACTGGCAAAAACACCAGACCATGCTGATCAACGAAAAACGCCTGAACATGATGAACGGCGAGGACCGCAAGTACCTGCAGGGCGAGATGGACAAGTTCTTCGCTGGCGAAGAATACGCCCAGGCGGATGGCTACGTTCCACCCTCCGAATGACCCCATGAAACGTAAGCGACGGAATTAATTTAAAATTTTTTCAAAAAGTCGTTGACGAGCGGTTCGGAAATCTATTTAATTCACCTCGTCGCCCAGATAGCTCAGTCGGTAGAGCAGAGGATTGAAAATCCTCGTGTCGGCGGTTCGACTCCGTCTCTGGGCACCACCTTCAAGCTTCTGGTGGTTGCAAAGTTACCCGAAGCGACAACAAGAAACCCGCCTAGTGCGGGTTTTTTGTTGTCTGGATTTTCCCCCTCCCCAGCCTTCCATCAACAGTTCTTGGGTTTCCCGAGCAACTGCGCTTCAATACGCGCAAATTTCAAACACCCTCAGGACAAGCCATGGCCACCCCAACCAAACAACAGAAACGCGCCAAGCGCGCCGCCAGCAAGGCCAAGCAAAACCGCATGGTGCGCAGCGGCCAAGCGGTGAAGGCCAGTGCCGGCGACAGTGCCAGCATCGAGCAGGTGTTCGAAAAGGCGATGGCGTCGGACAGCTATAAAGAGCTGTTCGTGAAAATGAAGGCCGCGCAGGAGACCAGCCTGGTCGCGATGATTTCGGTGTTCCTGGTCGACCCGCTGCTGGCCCTGGTGCTCAAAGGGCACAAGGAAGAGCACGCCACCGATTACATCGTGCTGGTGTTCAATGCCTACCGCACCTGGCTGGATGGGGCGGATGAAGACACCACCATGGCGTGGCTGGAGAGCGATGAGTTCCAGGAGGCCTATATCGCGGCTTCCGAGTTGGTGGCCAAGCAGCAACAGCTGCAGAAGCAGTTTGGCTGAGAGGGCTTTGCGGCATGTGCCGGCCCTTCGCGGATAAATCCGCTCCTACAGGTACGGTGATCACCCTGTAATCCGCGATAGTCCGGTGATTACTCTGTAGGAGCGGATTTATCCGCGATGACGCCCGCACAACCAACAAAAAAGGCCGCGCCCTTCACAGGACGCGGCCTTTATACATCTGCAACCAACGCCGATCAGTTATCCAGCGCCACCCGCCCGGCCGCCTCGCGCTTGCGATGCACCAGCAGGCCCGCCGCCACCACGCCGATACTCAGCAGAGCAGTGGCCATGATCTCGACACGGTGATCCTCACGCAGCCCCATCACCACCAAAATGGCAACGATGAAGGCAATGGTCGCCCAGGTCAGCCCCGGGAACAGCCACATCTTGAACGAGATCTTCTCGCCACGCGCCTCACGCTGGCTACGCATGCGCAGTTGCGACACGGCAATCACCAGGTAAACCAGCAACGCAATGGCACCCGAGCTGGCCAGCAGGAACTCAAACACCTGGGCCGGCGCAACGAAGTTGGCGAACACGCACAGGAAGGCCGCGGCAGTAGACAGCAACACAGCCCAGTGCGGGGTACCCGCCTTGGTGGTGCGCTGGGCAATGGCCGGCGCGTCGCCACGCTTGCTCAGCGAGAACAGCATGCGCGACGAGGTGTACAGCGCCGAGTTCAGGCAGCTGGTTACGGCAATCAGCACCACGATGTCGACGATCAGCTTGGCATTCGGCACGCCGATACGGCTCAGCACGGTCTGGTACGAACCGGTCTCGGCCAGCGCCGGGTCGTTCCACGGCACCAGGGCCACGACCAGGAAGATCGACACCAGGTAGAACAGGCAGATACGCCAGATCACCGAGTTGGTGGCGCGGCTGATCTGTTTGCCCGGGTCTTTCGACTCGGCAGCAGCGATGGTGACGATTTCGGTACCCATGAACGAGAACATGGTGGTCAGCATGGCTGCCAGCACCGCGCCCAAGCCGTTTGGCATGAAGCCCTGGGTGTCGAACAGGTGGCTGGCACCGCTCACCTGGCTGTTCGGTACAAACCCGAACATGGCCGCACAGCCAACCGCGATGAAGCCAATGATCGCCAGCACTTTGAGCAGGGCGAACCAGAATTCGAACTCACCGTAATTTTTCACGCTGCACAAGTTGGTCAGCGTCAGCGCCAGGGTAATGACCAGGGAGAAGGCCCACAGGTCAACCGCAGGGAACCAGGCGTGCAGGATGGCTGCGGCGGCGTTGGCCTCCAGCGGGATCACCAACACCCAGAACCACCAGTAAAGCCAGCCGATGGTGAAACCGGCCCAACGCCCAATGGCGCGGTCGGCATAAGTGGAAAACGAACCCGTATCCGGCGAAGCAACCGCCATTTCACCGAGCATCCGCATCACCAGCACCACCAAGGTACCGGCAGCGGCATAGGCCAGCAGCACAGCCGGGCCTGCAGCAGCGATAGCGTGGCCGGAGCCTACGAAAAGACCGGCGCCGATAACGCCAGCAATGGAAAGCATGGTGACATGCCGTTGTTTGAGCCCCTGAGCGAGGTCATTGGAATTGTTACCGCTCATGAAAACTACCTTTGTAAGGAGTGGACCACTCGATTGCTTTTGTACGAAGCGCGCCTGGGGTTGTTTAGGCGTCGCTGCAATCGGCGGTTTCCCAGTGGCAATAAGCGGGCCATTTACACAAGACACTCGTCAGGTGACAGCGGCAGGCCCATAACGGCGGGGGTTGCAGGGCATTCGGCCAGCCTGTGACCGAAAGGCCGCCAAATACCCATGCCAAGTGCGGATTACTGAAATACTCACTTACAAACGCACCAAAGGTGCCCCTAGGTAACACCTTTGCACAATTGCAATGCACGGCGAGTGCAACCCAAGGCGCAACCTTAAAAGTTGTTTAACGGCCGGTGAGGCAAAAACGGCTTCCAAGCGCTGGGCAAAGCTGTCACCATCGCGCCTTTTTTTCATCAAGGCTCTGGAGCTGGCGAGACACTGCGGACATCTGCGCGACGTTGCACTGCAACGATGCGACAAACTGCCCCGTCTGCCGCCACAGCCCCCTGCGACCCTGTTGGCCGCTGTAATGCCGCTATGCTAGCGTGGCGCCTCGCCAGGAAGGCCGCCAACAGCTGGGAACGCACCCGAACACATGAGGACCGCACATGGCCCAGGCCACGCCCGCGCTGGAAATCCGCAACCTGCACAAACGCTACGGCCAGCAGGAAATTCTCAAAGGCATTTCGCTGACCGCGCGCGACGGTGACGTGATCTCCATCCTGGGGTCGTCCGGCTCCGGCAAATCCACCCTGCTGCGCTGCATCAACCTGCTGGAAAACCCGCACCAGGGCGAAATCCTCGTGGCCGGCGAAGCCCTCAAGCTCAAGGCCGCCAAAAACGGCGACCTGATCGCCGCCGACAACCGCCAGATCAACCGCCTGCGCAGCGAAATCGGCTTTGTCTTCCAGAACTTCAACCTGTGGCCGCACATGTCGATCCTCGACAACATCATCGAGGCGCCCCGCCGCGTGCTCGGCCAGAGCAAGGCCGAGGCCATCGAAGCCGCCGAAGCGCTGCTGAACAAGGTTGGAATATACGACAAGCGCCACAGCTTCCCTGCCCAGCTTTCCGGTGGCCAGCAACAGCGCGCCGCCATCGCCCGTACCCTGGCCATGAAACCTAAAGTGATCCTGTTCGACGAGCCCACCTCGGCGCTCGATCCGGAAATGGTCCAGGAAGTGCTTAACGTTATCCGCGCACTGGCCGAAGAAGGCCGTACCATGCTGCTGGTGACGCACGAAATGAACTTTGCCCGCCAGGTGTCCAGTGAAGTGGTCTTCCTGCACCAGGGCCTGGTAGAAGAGCAAGGATCGCCGCAGCAGGTCTTCGAAAACCCGACCTCGGCGCGTTGCAAGCAATTCATGTCCAGCCACCGCTAACGGAGCAATACATGCACACTTACAAGAAGTTCCTCCTGGCAGCCGCTGCCACACTGGTGATGTCGGCCAACGCCATGGCCGCAGAAAAACTGCGCATGGGCATCGAAGCCGCCTACCCACCGTTCAACAACAAGGATGCCAGCGGCCAGGTCGTAGGCTTCGACAAGGACATCGGCGACGCCCTGTGCGCCAAGATGAAAGTCGAGTGCTCGGTTGTTACCTCCGACTGGGACGGCATCATCCCTGCCCTGAACGCCAAGAAGTTCGACTTCCTGGTGTCGTCGCTGTCGATCACCGACGAGCGCAAGCAGGCCGTCGACTTCACCGACCCGTACTACTCCAACAAGCTGCAGTTCATTGCGCCTAAAAATGTCGACTTCAAAACCGACAAGGCTTCGCTCAAGGGCAAAGTGATCGGCACCCAGCGCGCCACCCTGGCCGGCACCTGGCTGGAAGACAACTTCGGCGACGATGTAGAAATCAAACTCTACGACACCCAGGAAAACGCCTACCTGGACCTGGTCTCTGGCCGCATCGACGGCATCCTGGCCGACAAGTACGTGCAGTACGAGTGGCTCAAGAGCAAGGACGGCATGAACTTCGAGTTCAAAGGTGAGCCAGTGGTCGACAGCGACAAGATCGGCATCGCCGTGCGCAAAGGCGACCCACTGCGCGAGAAGCTGAACGCCGCCCTGGCGGAAATCAAAGCTGACGGCACGTACAAGAAGATCAACGACAAGTACTTCCCGTTCAGCATCGAATGATCCGCCCCGACCGGCGCGCCCTTGCGGCGCGCCAGTCCCTAGAATGCACCTGCCAATGAATATCGACCTGCACGGATTCGGCCCGGCCATGGCGGCCGGCACCCTGATGACCGTAAAACTGGCGCTTTGCGCGTTGCTGCTGGGGCTTACCCTTGGTTTGCTCGGCGCCCTGGCCAAGACTTCTTCCATCAAGCCGCTGCAGTGGCTTGGCGGCTTTTACTCGACCCTGGTTCGTGGCGTGCCCGAACTGCTGTGGGTGTTGCTGATCTACTTCGGCACCGTGGGGCTGATGAACAGCCTTGGCGAAGCCCTGAACATGCCGGGCCTGGAGCTGAGCGCGTTTGCCGCTGGCGTTATCGCCCTGGGCCTGTGCTTTGGCGCCTATGCCACCGAGGTGTTCCGCGGCGCCATTCTGGCCATCCCCAAAGGCCACCGCGAAGCGGGCCTGGCATTGGGCCTGTCCAAAGGGCGCATCCTTTCGCGGATCATCCTGCCGCAAATGTGGCGTATCGCCCTGCCGGGCCTTGGCAACCTGTTCATGATCCTGATGAAGGACACCGCGCTGGTTTCGGTGATCGGCCTGGAAGAAATCATGCGCCACGCGCAAATCGGCGTGACCGTGACCAAGGAGCCGTTCACCTTCTACATGGTCGCTGCCTGCATCTACCTGAGCCTGACCGTCGTCGCCATGGCCGGCATGCACTTCATGGAAAAACGTGCCGCTCGCGGCTTTGCGAGGGCTGAATAATGAATTGGGAAGTCATCATCAAATGGCTGCCACGCCTGGCCCAGGGTGCAACCCTGACCCTGGAGCTGGTGGCCATCGCGGTTGTGGCCGGGTTGATCCTGGCCATCCCGCTGGGCATCGCCCGCTCCTCGCGCCTCTGGTACGTGCGCGCCGTGCCCTACAGCTACATTTTCTTCTTCCGTGGCACACCGCTGCTGGTGCAGCTGTTCTTGGTCTACTACGGCCTGGCCCAGTTCGACCTGGTGCGCCAGAGCAGCCTGTGGCCGTACCTGCGCGATCCGTTCTGGTGCACCGTGCTGACCATGACCCTGCACACCGCCGCCTACATCGCCGAAATTTTGCGTGGCGCATTGCAGGCCATACCTAAAGGCGAGATCGAAGCCGCACGGGCGCTGGGCATGTCACGGGGCAAAACGCTGTTCTACATCATGCTGCCACGTGCCGCCCGCATCGGCCTGCCGGCGTACAGCAACGAAGTGATTCTGATGCTCAAGGCCAGCGCCCTGGCCAGTACCGTGACCCTGCTGGAGCTGACCGGCATGGCGCGCACGATCATCGCCCGGACATACCTGCCGGTAGAAATCTTCTTCGCGGCCGGTGTGTTCTACCTGGTGATCTCGTTTGTGCTGGTGCAGGGCTTTAAATTGCTGGAGCGCTGGTTGCGCGTGGATGCCTGCCAAGGGCGCTGAAACCCTATCGCGGATAAATCCGCTCCTACAAGGCAACGCGCCACCCTTGTAGGAGCGGATTCATCCGCGATAGGGCCCCAAAAACCTCCACACCACTCAAGCCCCACCCATGCCCCCCTACCTCCACAGCCATCATCTCAACGACCGCTTCCAGGCCCTCGACCAGTTCCTGACCGAGCACCAGCACCTGTGGAAACCAAGGCCCTTCACCACCCTGCGCCTTGACTGGGAAGCTACATACCCCGACCTCGCCGCCCACCTGCGCCAGAGCCCCTTGGCCGACGCCGAAGCAGAGTTCGCCCCAAACACCCTGCCCGCCCCGTTCCCGCAACTGGCCGAGCAAGCCCGTCAACTGTCTGCGATTGGCGAATTGCCCGACACCGGCCTACCCCCTGCCGGCCACCGCCTGGACGTCGACGTACCCGGCCGCAAGTGGCAACAGATCGAAGCCTTCAGCCGCCGCTTGGGCTTTAGCGAGCAAACCAGCCACTGGCTGGACTGGTGCTCCGGCAAAGGCCACCTCGGCCGCCGCCTGCTACAGCCCGGCCAGCAACTCACCTGCCTTGAGTACGACGCTGAACTGGTACACGCCGGCCAGGCCCTGAGCGACCACCACCACCTGCCCGCCACCCACGTGCACCAGGACGTGATGGCCGCCGACAGCCGTCGCCACCTTGATGGCGATAAAAGCGTGGTTGCCTTGCACGCCTGCGGCGACCTGCATGTGCAGCTGCTGCGCGTTGCCAGTGAACAAGGCTGCCGCCATTTGGCCGTGGCCCCCTGCTGCTACAACCGCATCCACGGCGAGCACTACCAGCCGTTATCCACAGCCGCCCAAGCCTCACCGCTGCAGTTGTCCATCATCGACCTGAGCTTGCCCCTGAAAGAAGCCGTGACCGCCAGTGCCCGCATTCGCCACCAGCGCGATTGCTCCATGGCACGGCGCCTGGCGTTCGACCTGCTGCAGCGCGAGCAGCGCCAGTGCGATGAGTATTTGCCCACCCCTTCACTGCCCAAAGCCTGGCTGGACAAGCCGTTCGAGGCGTACTGC
The genomic region above belongs to Pseudomonas sp. PSKL.D1 and contains:
- a CDS encoding ABC transporter ATP-binding protein, with product MAQATPALEIRNLHKRYGQQEILKGISLTARDGDVISILGSSGSGKSTLLRCINLLENPHQGEILVAGEALKLKAAKNGDLIAADNRQINRLRSEIGFVFQNFNLWPHMSILDNIIEAPRRVLGQSKAEAIEAAEALLNKVGIYDKRHSFPAQLSGGQQQRAAIARTLAMKPKVILFDEPTSALDPEMVQEVLNVIRALAEEGRTMLLVTHEMNFARQVSSEVVFLHQGLVEEQGSPQQVFENPTSARCKQFMSSHR
- a CDS encoding ABC transporter permease; protein product: MNIDLHGFGPAMAAGTLMTVKLALCALLLGLTLGLLGALAKTSSIKPLQWLGGFYSTLVRGVPELLWVLLIYFGTVGLMNSLGEALNMPGLELSAFAAGVIALGLCFGAYATEVFRGAILAIPKGHREAGLALGLSKGRILSRIILPQMWRIALPGLGNLFMILMKDTALVSVIGLEEIMRHAQIGVTVTKEPFTFYMVAACIYLSLTVVAMAGMHFMEKRAARGFARAE
- a CDS encoding oxidative damage protection protein codes for the protein MTRTVMCRKYKEELPGLDRPPYPGAKGQDIFEHISQKAWADWQKHQTMLINEKRLNMMNGEDRKYLQGEMDKFFAGEEYAQADGYVPPSE
- a CDS encoding ABC transporter substrate-binding protein, translating into MHTYKKFLLAAAATLVMSANAMAAEKLRMGIEAAYPPFNNKDASGQVVGFDKDIGDALCAKMKVECSVVTSDWDGIIPALNAKKFDFLVSSLSITDERKQAVDFTDPYYSNKLQFIAPKNVDFKTDKASLKGKVIGTQRATLAGTWLEDNFGDDVEIKLYDTQENAYLDLVSGRIDGILADKYVQYEWLKSKDGMNFEFKGEPVVDSDKIGIAVRKGDPLREKLNAALAEIKADGTYKKINDKYFPFSIE
- a CDS encoding methyltransferase, whose protein sequence is MPPYLHSHHLNDRFQALDQFLTEHQHLWKPRPFTTLRLDWEATYPDLAAHLRQSPLADAEAEFAPNTLPAPFPQLAEQARQLSAIGELPDTGLPPAGHRLDVDVPGRKWQQIEAFSRRLGFSEQTSHWLDWCSGKGHLGRRLLQPGQQLTCLEYDAELVHAGQALSDHHHLPATHVHQDVMAADSRRHLDGDKSVVALHACGDLHVQLLRVASEQGCRHLAVAPCCYNRIHGEHYQPLSTAAQASPLQLSIIDLSLPLKEAVTASARIRHQRDCSMARRLAFDLLQREQRQCDEYLPTPSLPKAWLDKPFEAYCRDLAALKQVPLAGTPNWATLESFGWQRLAEVRNLERLRNLFRRPLEMWLVLDRALFLAEHGYSVRLGTFCDYPLTPRNLLLLAEQGC
- a CDS encoding ABC transporter permease, giving the protein MNWEVIIKWLPRLAQGATLTLELVAIAVVAGLILAIPLGIARSSRLWYVRAVPYSYIFFFRGTPLLVQLFLVYYGLAQFDLVRQSSLWPYLRDPFWCTVLTMTLHTAAYIAEILRGALQAIPKGEIEAARALGMSRGKTLFYIMLPRAARIGLPAYSNEVILMLKASALASTVTLLELTGMARTIIARTYLPVEIFFAAGVFYLVISFVLVQGFKLLERWLRVDACQGR
- the gabP gene encoding GABA permease; this translates as MSGNNSNDLAQGLKQRHVTMLSIAGVIGAGLFVGSGHAIAAAGPAVLLAYAAAGTLVVLVMRMLGEMAVASPDTGSFSTYADRAIGRWAGFTIGWLYWWFWVLVIPLEANAAAAILHAWFPAVDLWAFSLVITLALTLTNLCSVKNYGEFEFWFALLKVLAIIGFIAVGCAAMFGFVPNSQVSGASHLFDTQGFMPNGLGAVLAAMLTTMFSFMGTEIVTIAAAESKDPGKQISRATNSVIWRICLFYLVSIFLVVALVPWNDPALAETGSYQTVLSRIGVPNAKLIVDIVVLIAVTSCLNSALYTSSRMLFSLSKRGDAPAIAQRTTKAGTPHWAVLLSTAAAFLCVFANFVAPAQVFEFLLASSGAIALLVYLVIAVSQLRMRSQREARGEKISFKMWLFPGLTWATIAFIVAILVVMGLREDHRVEIMATALLSIGVVAAGLLVHRKREAAGRVALDN